A part of Cotesia glomerata isolate CgM1 linkage group LG4, MPM_Cglom_v2.3, whole genome shotgun sequence genomic DNA contains:
- the LOC123263372 gene encoding schwannomin-interacting protein 1 homolog isoform X1: MQIKDALMSSVIHSELNNNQLERENLGVASGSVEIKTCDENTSEKIEDYPESPGYEVQNFHVARDTTTWSSVAITHTNVNNHPKHINSIINNNLSVSRLSLSSSTDSLSDYDTHELSAGSECSENSEDGNLSRPCRGIINPNYPGFQHLAPAFLSVFNEDRTDSPDLLSEFSEQELDNQINECRNNNKNIIDTTKETNEEDNNDNCDRINHFDTQKDEHKFFYKKSKFNIQQTLDAVSSSEKCLNYVKSIEQSKQGLESNNSNIDYYHNHSSVEIEVAELQSSSTERPQFAEIEDIPSDSGTGKTCEQDSETEEIVIEHIDLISEATKLSKNTLKLESRVKLLNSNLIENSETVYYSEDLSGKKKSLPYTKLEEIDLLSSIGRDIGINLEKYIQPVPDVVAMETIDVHSSRSFSNLVKDAIREDTNKLQDQDLTETASVDLKKKEKMARNQARRRQQSLIGQRRLEKRRVEQVDKAPGSFDVYNIETAMPKIDLDAIESHLIAAREEERRRRNDREEIRKRLAMGSDADDVRLEHGRKPSLQSRLQSGMNLQICFMNETPSDSESPSSEDISPSIKQASSFYKHNSTAARPQVLSLPPLRLNTNILDAPLDEADFFARQARLQTEARMALAQAKEMAHMQMEVERQRLTQSPITEIVRSSLEKVGVQLGEDRRRLSRVLLTELNVAQLQVVANDLHSRIAVLNEVLVEGLLRRDDLHMEQDSMLVDVEDLTRYLGAKQESLKKRQTNSKKQATQGNKRTSQLHSMMMMPIIKTKLNGRSFVEFVKK, encoded by the exons ATGCAAATCAAAGACGCTCTTATGTCGTCAGTTATTCACtctgaattaaataataa tcaACTTGAGCGAGAAAATCTGGGAGTGGCATCAGGCTCtgttgaaataaaaacttGTGATGAAAATacttctgaaaaaattgaagattatcCGGAATCACCGGGATATGAAGTTCAAAACTTTCATGTTGCTCGAGATACTACAACGTGGTCATCAGTTGCTATAACTCATACTAATGTCAATAACCATCCAAAACATATAAACAGTATTATCAACAATAATTTGTCTGTTTCAAGATTGTCATTAAGCAGTTCTACGGATAGTTTGTCCGATTATGACA cTCATGAATTATCTGCAGGATCGGAATGTTCAGAAAATTCAGAGGATGGTAATTTGTCAAGACCTTGTCGTGGAATAATAAATCCTAATTATCCAGGATTTCAGCATCTGGCTCCAGCATTTTTATCAGTCTTCAATGAAGATCGTACTGACAGTCCAGATTTGCTTTCAGAATTCAGTGAACAAGAATTAGATAACCAAATCAATGAATGtcgtaataataacaaaaatataatagataCAACTAAAGAAACAAATGAAgaagataataatgataactgCGATAGAATAAATCATTTTGATACGCAAAAAGAcgaacataaatttttctacaagaaatcaaaatttaatattcag cagACATTGGACGCCGTTTCGTCCTCGGAAAAATGTTTAAACTATGTCAAGAGCATTGAACAATCAAAACAAGGATTGGAATCAAATAACTCTAATATCgattattatcataatcatAGTTCTGTAGAGATAGAAGTGGCTGAATTACAATCTAGCTCAACTGAACGACCCCAATTTGCTGAAATTGAAGATATTCCGTCAGATTCAGGTACAGGAAAAACTTGTGAACAAGATAGTGAAACTGAGGAAATAGTAATTGAACACATAGATCTTATTTCTGAAGCCACGAAACTGTCAAAAAATACACTAAAATTAGAATCCagagtaaaattattaaattcaaatctaATTGAAAACTCAGAAACAGTATATTATTCTGAAGATttatctggaaaaaaaaaatcattaccgTATACCAAACTAGAAGAAATTGATTTGTTGTCAAGTATAGGTCGTGATATTGGtataaatcttgaaaaatatatccaaCCTGTTCCTGACGTAGTTGCAATGGAAACAATTGATGTTCATTCTTCTCGTTCATTTTCTAATTTAGTAAAAGATGCGATTCGAGAAGATACAAATAAGCTTCAAGATCAAGATTTAACGGAAACTGCAAGTGttgatttaaagaaaaaagaaaaaatggcAAGAAATCAAGCACGAAGACGTCAACAATCACTTATAGGACAACGTCGACTTGAAAAACGTCGAGTTGAACAAGTAGACAAAGCTCCGGGCAGCTTTGATGTTTATAACATCGAGACAGCAATGCCCAAAATTGATCTGGATGCTATTGAATCTCATTTAATAGCAGCACGTGAAGAAGAACGACGG CGTCGAAATGATCGAGAAGAAATTAGAAAAAGGCTTGCTATGGGCTCAGATGCAGATGACGTTCGATTGGAGCATGGACGAAAACCTAGTCTTCAATCGCGACTTCAAAgtg ggATGAACTTACAAATTTGCTTCATGAATGAGACACCTTCAGATAGTGAATCACCTAGTTCAGAAGATATATCACCAAGTATAAAACAAGCTTCAAGTTTTTACAAACATAATAGTACCGCTGCTAGACCTCAAGTTTTGAGTCTTCCACCATTGAGACTTAATACCAATATTCTTGATGCACCTCTTGATGAGGCTGATTTCTTTGCTCGTCAAGCAAGACTTCAAACTGAAGCAAGAATGGCCCTTGCTCAAGCAAAAGAAATGGCCCATATGCAAATGGAAGTTGAAAGACAAAGACTCACCCAAAGTCCAATCACAGAAATAGTACGCTCAAGTCTTGAGAAG GTCGGCGTTCAATTAGGCGAAGATAGACGTCGGTTGTCTAGAGTCCTTTTAACTGAATTAAACGTTGCTCAACTTCAAGTAGTTGCAAATGACCTTCATTCAAGAATTGCGGTTCTAAACGAGGTACTTGTTGAAGGATTACTTAGACGAGATGATTTACATATGGAACAAGACTCAATGCTAGTAGATGTTGAAGATCTAACTCGATATCT TGGTGCCAAGCAAGAATCGCTCAAGAAGCGACAGACAAACAGCAAAAAACAAGCAACACAGGGGAATAAACGGACCAGTCAACTACACTCAATGATGATGATgccaataataaaaactaaattgaACGGTCGAAGCTTCGTTGAATttgttaaaaagtaa
- the LOC123263372 gene encoding schwannomin-interacting protein 1 homolog isoform X2, with the protein MQIKDALMSSVIHSELNNNQLERENLGVASGSVEIKTCDENTSEKIEDYPESPGYEVQNFHVARDTTTWSSVAITHTNVNNHPKHINSIINNNLSVSRLSLSSSTDSLSDYDTHELSAGSECSENSEDGNLSRPCRGIINPNYPGFQHLAPAFLSVFNEDRTDSPDLLSEFSEQELDNQINECRNNNKNIIDTTKETNEEDNNDNCDRINHFDTQKDEHKFFYKKSKFNIQTLDAVSSSEKCLNYVKSIEQSKQGLESNNSNIDYYHNHSSVEIEVAELQSSSTERPQFAEIEDIPSDSGTGKTCEQDSETEEIVIEHIDLISEATKLSKNTLKLESRVKLLNSNLIENSETVYYSEDLSGKKKSLPYTKLEEIDLLSSIGRDIGINLEKYIQPVPDVVAMETIDVHSSRSFSNLVKDAIREDTNKLQDQDLTETASVDLKKKEKMARNQARRRQQSLIGQRRLEKRRVEQVDKAPGSFDVYNIETAMPKIDLDAIESHLIAAREEERRRRNDREEIRKRLAMGSDADDVRLEHGRKPSLQSRLQSGMNLQICFMNETPSDSESPSSEDISPSIKQASSFYKHNSTAARPQVLSLPPLRLNTNILDAPLDEADFFARQARLQTEARMALAQAKEMAHMQMEVERQRLTQSPITEIVRSSLEKVGVQLGEDRRRLSRVLLTELNVAQLQVVANDLHSRIAVLNEVLVEGLLRRDDLHMEQDSMLVDVEDLTRYLGAKQESLKKRQTNSKKQATQGNKRTSQLHSMMMMPIIKTKLNGRSFVEFVKK; encoded by the exons ATGCAAATCAAAGACGCTCTTATGTCGTCAGTTATTCACtctgaattaaataataa tcaACTTGAGCGAGAAAATCTGGGAGTGGCATCAGGCTCtgttgaaataaaaacttGTGATGAAAATacttctgaaaaaattgaagattatcCGGAATCACCGGGATATGAAGTTCAAAACTTTCATGTTGCTCGAGATACTACAACGTGGTCATCAGTTGCTATAACTCATACTAATGTCAATAACCATCCAAAACATATAAACAGTATTATCAACAATAATTTGTCTGTTTCAAGATTGTCATTAAGCAGTTCTACGGATAGTTTGTCCGATTATGACA cTCATGAATTATCTGCAGGATCGGAATGTTCAGAAAATTCAGAGGATGGTAATTTGTCAAGACCTTGTCGTGGAATAATAAATCCTAATTATCCAGGATTTCAGCATCTGGCTCCAGCATTTTTATCAGTCTTCAATGAAGATCGTACTGACAGTCCAGATTTGCTTTCAGAATTCAGTGAACAAGAATTAGATAACCAAATCAATGAATGtcgtaataataacaaaaatataatagataCAACTAAAGAAACAAATGAAgaagataataatgataactgCGATAGAATAAATCATTTTGATACGCAAAAAGAcgaacataaatttttctacaagaaatcaaaatttaatattcag ACATTGGACGCCGTTTCGTCCTCGGAAAAATGTTTAAACTATGTCAAGAGCATTGAACAATCAAAACAAGGATTGGAATCAAATAACTCTAATATCgattattatcataatcatAGTTCTGTAGAGATAGAAGTGGCTGAATTACAATCTAGCTCAACTGAACGACCCCAATTTGCTGAAATTGAAGATATTCCGTCAGATTCAGGTACAGGAAAAACTTGTGAACAAGATAGTGAAACTGAGGAAATAGTAATTGAACACATAGATCTTATTTCTGAAGCCACGAAACTGTCAAAAAATACACTAAAATTAGAATCCagagtaaaattattaaattcaaatctaATTGAAAACTCAGAAACAGTATATTATTCTGAAGATttatctggaaaaaaaaaatcattaccgTATACCAAACTAGAAGAAATTGATTTGTTGTCAAGTATAGGTCGTGATATTGGtataaatcttgaaaaatatatccaaCCTGTTCCTGACGTAGTTGCAATGGAAACAATTGATGTTCATTCTTCTCGTTCATTTTCTAATTTAGTAAAAGATGCGATTCGAGAAGATACAAATAAGCTTCAAGATCAAGATTTAACGGAAACTGCAAGTGttgatttaaagaaaaaagaaaaaatggcAAGAAATCAAGCACGAAGACGTCAACAATCACTTATAGGACAACGTCGACTTGAAAAACGTCGAGTTGAACAAGTAGACAAAGCTCCGGGCAGCTTTGATGTTTATAACATCGAGACAGCAATGCCCAAAATTGATCTGGATGCTATTGAATCTCATTTAATAGCAGCACGTGAAGAAGAACGACGG CGTCGAAATGATCGAGAAGAAATTAGAAAAAGGCTTGCTATGGGCTCAGATGCAGATGACGTTCGATTGGAGCATGGACGAAAACCTAGTCTTCAATCGCGACTTCAAAgtg ggATGAACTTACAAATTTGCTTCATGAATGAGACACCTTCAGATAGTGAATCACCTAGTTCAGAAGATATATCACCAAGTATAAAACAAGCTTCAAGTTTTTACAAACATAATAGTACCGCTGCTAGACCTCAAGTTTTGAGTCTTCCACCATTGAGACTTAATACCAATATTCTTGATGCACCTCTTGATGAGGCTGATTTCTTTGCTCGTCAAGCAAGACTTCAAACTGAAGCAAGAATGGCCCTTGCTCAAGCAAAAGAAATGGCCCATATGCAAATGGAAGTTGAAAGACAAAGACTCACCCAAAGTCCAATCACAGAAATAGTACGCTCAAGTCTTGAGAAG GTCGGCGTTCAATTAGGCGAAGATAGACGTCGGTTGTCTAGAGTCCTTTTAACTGAATTAAACGTTGCTCAACTTCAAGTAGTTGCAAATGACCTTCATTCAAGAATTGCGGTTCTAAACGAGGTACTTGTTGAAGGATTACTTAGACGAGATGATTTACATATGGAACAAGACTCAATGCTAGTAGATGTTGAAGATCTAACTCGATATCT TGGTGCCAAGCAAGAATCGCTCAAGAAGCGACAGACAAACAGCAAAAAACAAGCAACACAGGGGAATAAACGGACCAGTCAACTACACTCAATGATGATGATgccaataataaaaactaaattgaACGGTCGAAGCTTCGTTGAATttgttaaaaagtaa
- the LOC123263372 gene encoding schwannomin-interacting protein 1 homolog isoform X3: protein MQIKDALMSSVIHSELNNNQLERENLGVASGSVEIKTCDENTSEKIEDYPESPGYEVQNFHVARDTTTWSSVAITHTNVNNHPKHINSIINNNLSVSRLSLSSSTDSLSDYDTHELSAGSECSENSEDGNLSRPCRGIINPNYPGFQHLAPAFLSVFNEDRTDSPDLLSEFSEQELDNQINECRNNNKNIIDTTKETNEEDNNDNCDRINHFDTQKDEHKFFYKKSKFNIQQTLDAVSSSEKCLNYVKSIEQSKQGLESNNSNIDYYHNHSSVEIEVAELQSSSTERPQFAEIEDIPSDSGTGKTCEQDSETEEIVIEHIDLISEATKLSKNTLKLESRVKLLNSNLIENSETVYYSEDLSGKKKSLPYTKLEEIDLLSSIGRDIGINLEKYIQPVPDVVAMETIDVHSSRSFSNLVKDAIREDTNKLQDQDLTETASVDLKKKEKMARNQARRRQQSLIGQRRLEKRRVEQVDKAPGSFDVYNIETAMPKIDLDAIESHLIAAREEERRRRNDREEIRKRLAMGSDADDVRLEHGRKPSLQSRLQSGMNLQICFMNETPSDSESPSSEDISPSIKQASSFYKHNSTAARPQVLSLPPLRLNTNILDAPLDEADFFARQARLQTEARMALAQAKEMAHMQMEVERQRLTQSPITEIVRSSLEKVGVQLGEDRRRLSRVLLTELNVAQLQVVANDLHSRIAVLNEVLVEGLLRRDDLHMEQDSMLVDVEDLTRYLNK from the exons ATGCAAATCAAAGACGCTCTTATGTCGTCAGTTATTCACtctgaattaaataataa tcaACTTGAGCGAGAAAATCTGGGAGTGGCATCAGGCTCtgttgaaataaaaacttGTGATGAAAATacttctgaaaaaattgaagattatcCGGAATCACCGGGATATGAAGTTCAAAACTTTCATGTTGCTCGAGATACTACAACGTGGTCATCAGTTGCTATAACTCATACTAATGTCAATAACCATCCAAAACATATAAACAGTATTATCAACAATAATTTGTCTGTTTCAAGATTGTCATTAAGCAGTTCTACGGATAGTTTGTCCGATTATGACA cTCATGAATTATCTGCAGGATCGGAATGTTCAGAAAATTCAGAGGATGGTAATTTGTCAAGACCTTGTCGTGGAATAATAAATCCTAATTATCCAGGATTTCAGCATCTGGCTCCAGCATTTTTATCAGTCTTCAATGAAGATCGTACTGACAGTCCAGATTTGCTTTCAGAATTCAGTGAACAAGAATTAGATAACCAAATCAATGAATGtcgtaataataacaaaaatataatagataCAACTAAAGAAACAAATGAAgaagataataatgataactgCGATAGAATAAATCATTTTGATACGCAAAAAGAcgaacataaatttttctacaagaaatcaaaatttaatattcag cagACATTGGACGCCGTTTCGTCCTCGGAAAAATGTTTAAACTATGTCAAGAGCATTGAACAATCAAAACAAGGATTGGAATCAAATAACTCTAATATCgattattatcataatcatAGTTCTGTAGAGATAGAAGTGGCTGAATTACAATCTAGCTCAACTGAACGACCCCAATTTGCTGAAATTGAAGATATTCCGTCAGATTCAGGTACAGGAAAAACTTGTGAACAAGATAGTGAAACTGAGGAAATAGTAATTGAACACATAGATCTTATTTCTGAAGCCACGAAACTGTCAAAAAATACACTAAAATTAGAATCCagagtaaaattattaaattcaaatctaATTGAAAACTCAGAAACAGTATATTATTCTGAAGATttatctggaaaaaaaaaatcattaccgTATACCAAACTAGAAGAAATTGATTTGTTGTCAAGTATAGGTCGTGATATTGGtataaatcttgaaaaatatatccaaCCTGTTCCTGACGTAGTTGCAATGGAAACAATTGATGTTCATTCTTCTCGTTCATTTTCTAATTTAGTAAAAGATGCGATTCGAGAAGATACAAATAAGCTTCAAGATCAAGATTTAACGGAAACTGCAAGTGttgatttaaagaaaaaagaaaaaatggcAAGAAATCAAGCACGAAGACGTCAACAATCACTTATAGGACAACGTCGACTTGAAAAACGTCGAGTTGAACAAGTAGACAAAGCTCCGGGCAGCTTTGATGTTTATAACATCGAGACAGCAATGCCCAAAATTGATCTGGATGCTATTGAATCTCATTTAATAGCAGCACGTGAAGAAGAACGACGG CGTCGAAATGATCGAGAAGAAATTAGAAAAAGGCTTGCTATGGGCTCAGATGCAGATGACGTTCGATTGGAGCATGGACGAAAACCTAGTCTTCAATCGCGACTTCAAAgtg ggATGAACTTACAAATTTGCTTCATGAATGAGACACCTTCAGATAGTGAATCACCTAGTTCAGAAGATATATCACCAAGTATAAAACAAGCTTCAAGTTTTTACAAACATAATAGTACCGCTGCTAGACCTCAAGTTTTGAGTCTTCCACCATTGAGACTTAATACCAATATTCTTGATGCACCTCTTGATGAGGCTGATTTCTTTGCTCGTCAAGCAAGACTTCAAACTGAAGCAAGAATGGCCCTTGCTCAAGCAAAAGAAATGGCCCATATGCAAATGGAAGTTGAAAGACAAAGACTCACCCAAAGTCCAATCACAGAAATAGTACGCTCAAGTCTTGAGAAG GTCGGCGTTCAATTAGGCGAAGATAGACGTCGGTTGTCTAGAGTCCTTTTAACTGAATTAAACGTTGCTCAACTTCAAGTAGTTGCAAATGACCTTCATTCAAGAATTGCGGTTCTAAACGAGGTACTTGTTGAAGGATTACTTAGACGAGATGATTTACATATGGAACAAGACTCAATGCTAGTAGATGTTGAAGATCTAACTCGATATCT TAATAAGTAG